One genomic window of Roseateles sp. DAIF2 includes the following:
- a CDS encoding response regulator transcription factor, translating into MIKVILCDDHALIRRGIRDTLSDAPDIEVIGEAGDYGELRSLMRQPGKDCDVLVLDINMPGRSGLDVLHVLKDEGAATKVLIVSMYPEDQYAIRALKAGAFGYVNKGGDPQLLVTAVRTVAQGRKYVTPEIAQMLVESLTAPATEQAHQKLSDRELQTLVMIASGKRLSDIAEELTLSPKTVSVYRARVLEKLSLSNNSELTVYAIRNGLVES; encoded by the coding sequence ATGATTAAAGTGATTCTCTGCGACGACCACGCGCTGATACGGCGTGGCATCCGCGACACGCTGTCGGATGCGCCCGACATCGAGGTGATCGGCGAGGCCGGCGACTATGGCGAGCTGCGCAGCCTGATGCGCCAGCCGGGCAAGGACTGCGACGTGCTGGTGCTGGACATCAACATGCCCGGCCGCAGCGGCCTGGACGTGCTGCATGTGCTGAAGGACGAGGGCGCGGCCACCAAGGTGCTGATCGTCTCGATGTACCCGGAGGACCAGTACGCGATCCGCGCGCTGAAGGCGGGCGCCTTCGGCTATGTCAACAAGGGCGGCGACCCGCAGCTGCTGGTCACCGCGGTGCGCACGGTGGCCCAGGGCCGCAAATATGTGACGCCCGAGATCGCGCAGATGCTGGTCGAGAGCCTGACCGCGCCGGCCACCGAGCAGGCGCACCAGAAGCTCTCGGACCGTGAGCTGCAGACCCTGGTGATGATCGCCTCCGGCAAGCGTCTGTCCGACATCGCCGAGGAACTGACCCTGAGCCCCAAGACCGTCAGCGTCTATCGCGCCCGCGTGCTGGAGAAGCTGAGCCTGTCCAACAATTCCGAGCTGACGGTCTACGCCATCCGCAACGGCCTGGTGGAGAGCTGA
- a CDS encoding sensor domain-containing diguanylate cyclase translates to MGTARGRAPGRSLVQRLTALNLTVLTGTLLLTLGLIAGASWLGARERQAQAAEQAARVLAQSLVPMLVFEDQAAAATELAAFARRAELRELRLLDGRGRPFAQWPLEGASTTALPDEPGRDIADGEIQVLAPLLHKGEPVGRLFLRESLAELEQGLLRLAGLAALLALLAIVLAARVLRAVQRRALAPIVELAALAEQVAQDHNYGRRAPVRRPDEVGRLSERFNEMLSRIESAQEGLNQRLRQEQATGQQLQQLAHHDRLTGLPNRLAFEGALATLIEQSLARRQLMGLIFIDLDNFKLVNDGHGHEAGDEVLREVARRMSAVLRGRDRLCRLGGDEFALLLPELPDVAAAEALAPRLIAAVREPMWVSGALMPVGATLGLAFCPGDADTPAALLARADAAMYAAKRAGKNCYRRAGDEG, encoded by the coding sequence GTGGGGACGGCCCGTGGGCGCGCGCCCGGGCGCTCGCTGGTGCAGCGCCTGACCGCGCTGAACCTCACGGTGCTGACCGGGACCCTGCTGCTGACCCTGGGCCTGATCGCCGGCGCCTCCTGGCTGGGCGCGCGCGAACGCCAGGCCCAGGCCGCCGAGCAGGCCGCCCGCGTGCTGGCGCAAAGCCTGGTGCCAATGCTGGTGTTCGAGGACCAGGCAGCCGCCGCGACCGAGCTGGCGGCCTTCGCGCGCCGGGCCGAGCTGCGCGAGCTGCGCCTGCTGGACGGGCGCGGCCGGCCCTTCGCGCAATGGCCGCTCGAGGGCGCGTCGACGACGGCGCTGCCGGACGAACCGGGCCGCGACATCGCGGACGGCGAGATCCAGGTGCTGGCGCCGCTGCTGCACAAGGGCGAGCCGGTCGGGCGCCTCTTCCTGCGCGAGAGCCTGGCCGAGCTGGAGCAGGGCCTGCTGCGCCTGGCCGGGCTCGCCGCGCTGCTGGCGCTGCTGGCCATCGTGCTGGCCGCGCGGGTGCTGCGCGCGGTGCAGCGCCGCGCGCTGGCGCCGATCGTCGAGCTGGCGGCGTTGGCCGAGCAGGTGGCGCAGGACCACAACTACGGCCGGCGCGCGCCGGTGCGACGGCCCGACGAGGTGGGGCGGCTCAGCGAGCGCTTCAACGAGATGCTGAGCCGCATCGAGTCGGCCCAGGAGGGCCTGAACCAGCGCCTGCGCCAGGAGCAGGCGACCGGCCAGCAGCTGCAGCAGCTGGCCCATCACGACCGCCTGACCGGCCTGCCGAACCGGCTGGCCTTCGAGGGCGCGCTGGCCACGCTGATCGAGCAGAGCCTGGCGCGACGGCAGCTGATGGGCCTGATCTTCATCGACCTGGACAATTTCAAGCTGGTCAACGATGGCCATGGCCATGAGGCCGGCGACGAGGTGCTGCGCGAGGTGGCGCGGCGCATGAGCGCGGTGCTGCGCGGCCGCGACCGGCTGTGCCGGCTGGGCGGCGACGAGTTCGCGCTGCTGCTGCCCGAGCTGCCCGATGTCGCCGCCGCCGAGGCGCTGGCGCCGCGCCTGATCGCCGCGGTGCGCGAGCCGATGTGGGTGAGCGGCGCGCTGATGCCGGTGGGCGCGACCCTGGGCCTGGCCTTCTGCCCCGGCGATGCCGACACGCCGGCGGCCCTGCTGGCGCGCGCCGATGCCGCGATGTACGCGGCCAAGCGCGCCGGCAAGAATTGCTACCGGAGGGCCGGCGATGAGGGCTAG
- a CDS encoding chemotaxis protein CheA: MGEMTSEGASLSAGIDLSQFYQVFFEEANENLDNMEQLLLNVNVEAADDEELNAIFRCAHSIKGGAATFGFSDVAELTHQMETLLDKLRRHELQPTSAMVDVLLQSGDALRAQLGRHQGSGADPIDTSDLLNSIRGLVEGKEVVAAAPAAPKPAPAAPAPVLKTGARLLELQVGPLTDLSLADNLVELFKEITDLGTIEPLDAGQSADGMRRFKVLTSSTDNDLLDLFTFHVAREQVKLLPLGPGFGFHEGAPGAPPAEPEDKDPGYGFFDDAPGIPSATSTELKAQAAEAPKPGAVATTAAKPVAAKADAKPAAAGMDQSTLRVSVEKVDQLINLVGELVITQAMLAQNSRNLDPGLYQQLASGLADLERNTRDLQESVMSIRMIPMSVVFNRFPRMLRDLAAKLGKKVELVTQGEATELDKGLVEKITDPLTHLVRNSCDHGIELPADRVARGKPEQGTITLVASHQGGSIVIEVRDDGRGLNREKLIKKAREKGIDAPDSMTDQEVWGLIFAPGFSTADQVTDVSGRGVGMDVVKKNITSLGGTVEIDSAEGYGMKVSVRLPLTLAIMDGMSVGVGEEVYILPLSSVVESFQVQAGTIKTVAGTGRVVEVRDEYMPVVELEQVFNVPRFDFEHVSSIMVVVEAEGGRVAMLVDELLGQQQVVVKNLEANYRKVTDVSGATIMGDGRVALILDVGSLVRRSRH, encoded by the coding sequence ATGGGAGAAATGACCTCCGAAGGCGCCAGCCTCAGTGCCGGCATCGACCTGAGCCAGTTTTACCAAGTCTTCTTCGAGGAGGCGAACGAGAACCTCGACAACATGGAGCAGCTGCTGCTGAACGTGAATGTCGAGGCCGCCGACGACGAGGAGCTGAACGCGATCTTCCGCTGCGCCCACTCGATCAAGGGCGGCGCCGCCACCTTCGGCTTCTCCGACGTGGCCGAGCTGACGCACCAGATGGAGACGCTGCTGGACAAGCTGCGCCGCCACGAGCTGCAGCCGACCTCGGCGATGGTGGACGTGCTGCTGCAGTCCGGCGACGCGCTGCGCGCCCAGTTGGGCCGCCACCAGGGCTCGGGCGCCGATCCCATCGACACCAGCGACCTGCTGAACAGCATCCGCGGCCTGGTCGAGGGCAAGGAAGTCGTGGCCGCCGCGCCGGCCGCGCCCAAGCCGGCCCCGGCCGCACCGGCCCCCGTGCTGAAGACCGGCGCGCGCCTGCTGGAGCTGCAGGTCGGCCCGCTGACCGACCTGAGCCTGGCCGACAACCTGGTCGAGCTGTTCAAGGAAATCACCGACCTCGGCACCATCGAGCCGCTGGACGCCGGCCAATCGGCCGACGGCATGCGCCGCTTCAAGGTGCTGACCAGCAGCACCGACAACGATCTGCTGGACCTGTTCACCTTCCACGTCGCGCGCGAGCAGGTCAAGCTGCTGCCGCTGGGCCCGGGCTTCGGCTTCCACGAGGGCGCGCCCGGCGCGCCGCCGGCCGAGCCCGAGGACAAGGATCCCGGCTACGGCTTCTTCGACGACGCCCCCGGCATCCCGAGCGCCACCAGCACCGAGCTGAAGGCCCAGGCCGCCGAGGCGCCGAAGCCCGGCGCGGTCGCGACCACGGCCGCCAAGCCGGTCGCCGCCAAGGCCGATGCCAAGCCGGCCGCCGCCGGCATGGACCAGTCCACCCTGCGCGTCTCGGTCGAGAAGGTCGATCAGCTGATCAACCTGGTCGGCGAACTCGTGATCACCCAGGCGATGCTGGCGCAAAACAGCCGCAACCTGGATCCGGGCCTGTATCAGCAGCTGGCCTCCGGCCTGGCCGATCTGGAGCGCAACACGCGGGACCTGCAGGAATCGGTGATGTCGATCCGCATGATCCCGATGTCGGTGGTGTTCAACCGCTTCCCGCGCATGCTGCGCGACCTGGCCGCCAAGCTGGGCAAGAAGGTCGAGCTGGTCACCCAGGGCGAGGCCACCGAGCTGGACAAGGGCCTGGTCGAGAAGATCACCGACCCGCTGACCCACCTGGTGCGCAACAGCTGCGACCATGGCATCGAGCTGCCCGCCGACCGCGTCGCCCGCGGCAAGCCCGAGCAGGGCACGATCACCCTGGTGGCCAGCCACCAGGGCGGCTCGATCGTGATCGAGGTGCGCGACGATGGCCGCGGCCTGAACCGCGAGAAGCTGATCAAGAAGGCGCGCGAGAAAGGTATCGACGCGCCCGACAGCATGACCGACCAGGAGGTCTGGGGCCTGATCTTCGCGCCCGGCTTCTCCACCGCCGACCAGGTGACCGACGTGTCGGGCCGCGGCGTCGGCATGGACGTGGTGAAGAAGAACATCACCTCGCTGGGCGGCACGGTGGAGATCGACTCCGCCGAGGGCTACGGCATGAAGGTCTCGGTGCGTCTGCCACTGACCCTGGCCATCATGGACGGCATGAGCGTGGGCGTCGGCGAGGAGGTCTACATCCTGCCGCTGAGCTCGGTGGTCGAGTCCTTCCAGGTCCAGGCCGGCACCATCAAGACCGTCGCCGGCACCGGCCGGGTGGTCGAGGTGCGCGACGAATACATGCCGGTCGTGGAATTGGAGCAGGTTTTCAATGTTCCGCGTTTCGATTTCGAGCATGTCAGCTCCATCATGGTGGTGGTGGAAGCCGAGGGCGGCCGCGTCGCGATGCTGGTGGACGAATTGCTCGGCCAGCAGCAGGTGGTGGTGAAGAACCTGGAGGCCAACTACCGCAAGGTGACCGATGTGTCGGGCGCCACCATCATGGGCGACGGCCGCGTCGCCCTGATCCTCGACGTGGGCAGCCTGGTACGCCGCTCGCGTCACTGA
- a CDS encoding efflux RND transporter periplasmic adaptor subunit, with the protein MKELRIDGQQREDHGGMPRWVWGLLASLLALSLLAGAGWWWWQRSATPEVQVAAAQARGSGGASAAVLQATGYVTARRSATVSTQITGTLTEVLFEEGDRIAKGQVLARLEDKALRAALGTAQASAKSAQAQVVAAQAQLAQAQSDLRRQDELAASGMSPRQLQEQARTAVSSLAAQLEARRREAEAAQSQVAQAQVNFDYTVVRAPFAGVVTAKAAQVGEIVSPLSAGGGFTRTGVGTIVDMDSLEVGVDVNEAYIGQVRAEMPAEAVLDAYPDWKIPAHVIAVVPSADRGKATVKVRVALQQKDGRVVPDMGVRVSFLSGKPDASQAAAPAPGVLVPKAALAQRGGASVVFVLDGERVAQREIRTGTPLGEQAVILEGVKAGEKLVLAPPESLRDGAAVRLATP; encoded by the coding sequence TTGAAAGAGTTGCGTATCGACGGCCAGCAGCGCGAGGACCATGGCGGCATGCCGCGCTGGGTCTGGGGCCTGCTGGCGAGCCTGCTCGCCCTGTCCCTGCTGGCCGGCGCCGGCTGGTGGTGGTGGCAGCGCAGCGCCACGCCCGAGGTGCAGGTGGCCGCGGCCCAGGCGCGCGGCAGCGGCGGCGCCAGCGCCGCGGTGCTGCAGGCCACCGGTTATGTGACGGCGCGGCGCTCCGCCACCGTCTCGACCCAGATCACCGGCACCCTGACCGAGGTGCTGTTCGAGGAGGGCGACCGCATCGCCAAGGGCCAGGTGCTGGCGCGCCTGGAGGACAAGGCGCTGCGCGCGGCGCTGGGCACCGCCCAGGCCAGCGCCAAGAGTGCCCAGGCCCAGGTCGTCGCGGCCCAGGCCCAGCTGGCCCAGGCCCAGTCCGACCTGCGGCGCCAGGACGAGCTGGCCGCCAGCGGCATGAGCCCGCGCCAGCTGCAGGAGCAGGCCCGCACCGCGGTCAGCAGCCTGGCCGCCCAGCTGGAGGCGCGCCGCCGCGAGGCCGAGGCCGCGCAGTCCCAGGTGGCCCAGGCGCAAGTGAACTTCGACTACACGGTGGTGCGCGCGCCCTTTGCCGGCGTGGTCACGGCCAAGGCGGCCCAGGTCGGCGAGATCGTCTCGCCGCTGTCGGCCGGTGGCGGTTTCACCCGTACCGGCGTCGGCACCATCGTCGACATGGACTCGCTGGAGGTCGGCGTCGACGTCAACGAGGCCTATATCGGCCAGGTCCGCGCCGAGATGCCGGCCGAGGCCGTGCTGGATGCCTACCCGGACTGGAAGATCCCGGCCCATGTGATCGCGGTCGTGCCCTCGGCCGATCGCGGCAAGGCCACGGTCAAGGTGCGGGTCGCGCTGCAGCAGAAGGACGGCCGTGTCGTGCCCGACATGGGCGTGCGCGTGTCCTTCCTGTCCGGCAAGCCGGACGCGAGCCAGGCCGCGGCCCCGGCGCCCGGCGTGCTGGTACCGAAGGCGGCGCTGGCCCAGCGCGGCGGCGCCAGCGTGGTGTTCGTGCTGGACGGCGAGCGCGTGGCCCAGCGCGAGATCAGGACCGGCACGCCGCTGGGCGAGCAGGCCGTGATCCTGGAGGGCGTGAAGGCCGGCGAGAAGCTGGTGCTCGCGCCGCCCGAATCCTTGCGCGACGGCGCCGCGGTGCGCCTCGCCACCCCCTGA
- a CDS encoding response regulator — MHSILAVDDSASMRQMVSFTLKNAGFNVVEAVDGQDAWEKAGTRDFDLVLTDQNMPRMDGISLTKKLRDNPKFKTTPILILTTESSDQMKQAGRAAGATGWLVKPFDPAKLIEVIGKVIR, encoded by the coding sequence ATGCATTCAATTCTTGCTGTGGACGATTCGGCCTCGATGCGCCAGATGGTCTCCTTCACCCTCAAGAACGCCGGGTTCAATGTGGTGGAGGCCGTGGACGGGCAGGACGCCTGGGAGAAGGCCGGCACACGCGATTTCGACCTGGTGCTGACGGATCAGAACATGCCGCGCATGGACGGCATCAGCCTGACCAAGAAGCTGCGCGACAACCCCAAATTCAAGACCACCCCGATCCTGATCCTGACCACCGAGTCCAGCGATCAGATGAAGCAGGCAGGCCGTGCCGCAGGCGCCACCGGCTGGCTGGTCAAACCCTTCGATCCGGCCAAGCTGATCGAGGTCATCGGCAAAGTGATCCGCTAA
- a CDS encoding histidine kinase — protein MTISSADRRLRVLHVEDSELDHQLILAQLRRAGLELEVERVDTLAEVARALTEPWDAIISDYNLPGFSGLVVLDMLKDSRRVIPFVLVSGEIGEDTAVAAMRTGASDYLLKNNLARLAPALLHAIEASETQRARAEADRELLKSKQRLHELAGHLQTSVEMERAAIAREIHDDVGGSLTAIKFDLAWIARHAQDDAVRQRVQSALETVSQAIEASQRIMHNLRPAILEQGLVAAVQWMSMRFERRTGIATSMRTSHEQIQLPPGVPLVAYRTAQEALTNVSKHANASKVDIELSVDSGVLTLEVSDNGGGLSPGDLAKARSFGIRGLHERAATVGGWVDLSSSSRGTSLILSVPLEAGGAPDDGEDGPATHDPSAWGSA, from the coding sequence ATGACGATTTCAAGCGCTGATCGCCGATTGCGCGTATTGCATGTCGAGGATTCGGAACTCGACCACCAGCTGATACTGGCCCAATTGCGGCGCGCCGGCCTGGAGCTCGAGGTCGAGCGGGTCGATACCCTGGCCGAGGTGGCGCGCGCGCTGACCGAACCCTGGGACGCCATCATTTCCGACTACAACCTGCCGGGGTTTTCCGGGCTGGTGGTGCTGGACATGCTGAAGGACAGCCGGCGGGTGATTCCCTTCGTGCTGGTCTCCGGCGAGATCGGCGAGGACACCGCGGTGGCGGCGATGCGCACCGGCGCCTCCGACTATCTGCTGAAGAACAACCTGGCGCGGCTGGCGCCGGCGCTGCTGCATGCGATCGAGGCCAGCGAGACCCAGCGCGCGCGCGCGGAGGCGGATCGCGAGCTGCTGAAGTCCAAGCAGCGCCTGCATGAGCTGGCCGGCCATCTGCAGACCAGCGTCGAGATGGAGCGGGCGGCGATCGCGCGCGAGATCCACGACGATGTCGGCGGTTCCTTGACCGCGATCAAGTTCGACCTGGCCTGGATCGCCCGCCATGCGCAGGACGATGCGGTGCGCCAGCGCGTGCAGTCGGCGCTGGAGACGGTCAGCCAGGCGATCGAGGCCAGCCAGCGCATCATGCACAACCTGCGCCCGGCCATCCTGGAGCAGGGCCTGGTGGCCGCGGTGCAATGGATGAGCATGCGCTTCGAGCGCCGCACCGGCATCGCCACCAGCATGCGCACCAGCCATGAGCAGATCCAGCTGCCGCCCGGCGTGCCGCTGGTCGCGTACCGCACTGCGCAGGAGGCGCTTACCAATGTTTCCAAGCACGCGAATGCCAGCAAGGTTGATATCGAACTGAGCGTGGACTCGGGCGTGCTGACCCTGGAGGTCAGCGACAATGGCGGCGGGCTGTCGCCGGGCGATCTGGCCAAGGCGCGCTCCTTCGGCATCCGCGGCCTGCACGAGCGGGCCGCCACCGTGGGCGGATGGGTGGACCTGTCCAGCAGCAGCCGCGGCACCAGCCTGATCCTGTCGGTCCCGCTGGAGGCCGGCGGCGCGCCCGACGACGGTGAGGACGGACCCGCGACCCATGATCCTTCTGCCTGGGGCAGTGCATGA
- a CDS encoding FtsX-like permease family protein, which translates to MKNALKKIGLFLFLVLVLVAWVMLPWVGALALAALLALWLLLSRRGGQARSVAGVGISTLPQRLGSSAVIVVGIAGVVGVLVALLAMAEGYAETLRKSGSEDTAIVLRGASAAEVASVMSREDITQIAQAVGVARNAKGEPLASAETVVAANLPIRGTTTDEEGSVQVRGVGDEAFAVRPQVKIVEGRRFQPGLRELIVGKGAARQFAGLVPGQEIRLGSQKWVVAGVFSSGDAMESEIWGDAAVVAETYRRGSSRNSVTVRLTDAKAFEGFKAALAANPQLKVDVSTTLAFFAKQSESVTKVLRIIGIVVGAIMAIGAVFGALNTMFAAVATRAREIATLRAIGFTGLPVVVAVMLETMLLALLGGLIGAAAAYLLFNGHAASTMAAGSVGKLSFELRVSAGLLWEGQKWALAIGFIGGLFPAVRAASQPVTTALREL; encoded by the coding sequence ATGAAGAACGCACTGAAGAAGATCGGCCTGTTCCTGTTCCTGGTCCTCGTGCTGGTGGCCTGGGTGATGCTGCCCTGGGTCGGCGCGCTGGCGCTGGCTGCGCTGCTGGCGCTGTGGCTGCTGCTGAGCCGGCGCGGCGGGCAGGCCCGCTCGGTGGCCGGCGTCGGCATCAGCACCCTGCCGCAGCGGCTGGGGTCCTCGGCGGTGATCGTGGTCGGCATCGCCGGCGTGGTCGGCGTGCTGGTGGCGCTGCTGGCGATGGCCGAGGGCTATGCCGAGACCCTGCGCAAGTCCGGCAGCGAGGACACCGCGATCGTGCTGCGCGGCGCCTCGGCGGCCGAGGTGGCCTCGGTGATGAGCCGCGAGGACATCACCCAGATCGCCCAGGCCGTGGGCGTGGCCCGCAATGCCAAGGGCGAGCCGCTGGCCTCGGCCGAGACCGTGGTGGCCGCGAACCTGCCGATCCGGGGCACGACCACGGACGAGGAGGGCAGCGTGCAGGTGCGCGGCGTCGGCGACGAGGCCTTCGCGGTGCGGCCGCAGGTCAAGATCGTCGAGGGCCGCCGCTTCCAGCCGGGCCTGCGCGAGCTGATCGTCGGCAAGGGCGCGGCGCGGCAGTTCGCCGGCCTGGTGCCGGGTCAGGAGATCCGCCTGGGCAGCCAGAAATGGGTGGTGGCCGGCGTGTTCAGCTCCGGCGACGCGATGGAGTCCGAGATCTGGGGCGACGCCGCGGTGGTGGCCGAAACCTACCGGCGCGGCAGCAGCCGCAACTCGGTCACGGTGCGCCTCACCGACGCCAAGGCCTTCGAGGGCTTCAAGGCCGCGCTGGCCGCGAACCCGCAGCTGAAGGTGGACGTCAGCACCACCCTGGCCTTCTTCGCCAAGCAGTCCGAGAGCGTGACCAAGGTGCTGCGCATCATCGGCATCGTGGTCGGCGCGATCATGGCGATCGGCGCGGTGTTCGGCGCGCTCAACACCATGTTCGCGGCGGTCGCGACCCGCGCCCGCGAGATCGCCACCCTGCGCGCGATCGGTTTCACCGGGCTGCCGGTGGTGGTGGCGGTGATGCTGGAGACCATGCTGCTGGCGCTGCTGGGCGGCCTGATCGGTGCGGCGGCGGCCTATCTGCTGTTCAACGGCCATGCCGCCTCGACGATGGCCGCGGGCTCGGTCGGCAAGCTCAGCTTCGAGCTGCGCGTCTCGGCCGGGCTGCTCTGGGAGGGCCAGAAATGGGCCCTGGCGATCGGCTTCATCGGCGGCCTGTTCCCGGCGGTGCGCGCCGCCAGCCAGCCGGTCACGACGGCGCTGCGCGAACTTTGA
- a CDS encoding ABC transporter ATP-binding protein: MSQLIQIRDLSKVYTRGKQKVEVLHHIDLDVAAGDFLALMGPSGSGKTTLLNLIGGLDLPSGGSITIDGQRIDQLGASELAKWRAAKVGFVFQFYNLMPMLSAQRNVELPLLLTKLSAAERKKRAAIALQLVGLADRASHKPTELSGGQQQRVSIARAIVSDPTLLVCDEPTGDLDRQSAEDVLALLQALNREHGKTIVMVTHDPKAAERARQTLHLDKGSLVEQLVSA, from the coding sequence ATGAGCCAGCTGATCCAGATCCGCGACCTCTCCAAGGTCTACACGCGCGGCAAGCAGAAGGTGGAGGTGCTGCACCACATCGACCTGGACGTCGCCGCCGGCGACTTCCTGGCGCTGATGGGCCCCTCCGGTTCGGGCAAGACCACCCTGCTGAACCTGATCGGCGGGCTGGACCTGCCCAGCGGCGGCAGCATCACGATCGACGGCCAGCGCATCGACCAGCTCGGCGCCTCCGAGCTGGCCAAGTGGCGCGCCGCCAAGGTCGGCTTCGTGTTCCAGTTCTACAACCTGATGCCGATGCTGTCGGCGCAGCGCAATGTCGAGCTGCCGCTGCTGCTGACCAAGCTCTCGGCCGCCGAGCGCAAGAAGCGCGCCGCGATCGCGCTGCAGCTGGTCGGCCTGGCGGACCGCGCCAGCCACAAGCCCACCGAGCTCTCGGGTGGCCAGCAGCAGCGCGTCTCGATCGCCCGCGCCATCGTCTCCGACCCGACCCTGCTGGTCTGCGACGAACCCACCGGCGACCTGGACCGCCAGTCGGCCGAGGATGTGCTGGCCCTGCTGCAGGCGCTGAACCGCGAGCATGGCAAGACCATCGTGATGGTCACCCACGACCCCAAGGCCGCCGAGCGCGCGCGCCAGACCCTGCACCTGGACAAGGGCAGCCTGGTCGAGCAGCTGGTCAGCGCCTGA
- a CDS encoding ABC transporter permease, which yields MKYLHLIWAALFRRKGRTLLTLVSIITAFLLFGLLDAVRTSFDQAGQSANGASRLQTGSRLSFIQTLPMALTNRIAQVDGVKSVTYANWFGGAYQDPHNQVFSFAVAPNYLDIYPEMEVSAQARQAFAATRIGALVGEGLAKRFNWKVGDKVPLQSTIFPDRSGSKNWQFEIVGLIHAKDKKSGGFYDQMFLLNWKYFDDTTPYNQGQVGWYVTRVTDANQADRVAKAIDALSGNSDHETRTQTEQAAMASWMKQVADIGLIVGSIMGAVFFTLLLLTGNTMMQAVRERTGEIAVLKTIGFSGRSVLAMVLAESVLLLVLGGVIGLGLASVIGPAVGAGSGGALNLPAAGLASWASGLGLMLLFGLIVGALPALNAMRLNITDALAGRA from the coding sequence ATGAAATACCTGCATCTGATCTGGGCGGCGCTGTTCCGGCGCAAGGGGCGCACCCTGCTGACCCTGGTGTCCATCATCACCGCCTTCCTGCTGTTCGGCCTGCTGGACGCGGTGCGCACCTCCTTCGACCAGGCCGGCCAGAGCGCCAACGGCGCCTCGCGGCTGCAGACCGGCTCGCGCCTGTCCTTCATCCAGACCCTGCCGATGGCGCTGACGAACCGCATCGCGCAGGTGGACGGCGTCAAGTCGGTCACCTATGCGAACTGGTTCGGTGGCGCCTACCAGGACCCGCACAACCAGGTCTTCAGCTTCGCGGTCGCGCCCAACTACCTGGACATCTATCCGGAGATGGAGGTCAGCGCCCAGGCCCGCCAGGCCTTCGCCGCCACCCGCATCGGCGCGCTGGTCGGCGAGGGCCTGGCCAAGCGCTTCAACTGGAAGGTCGGCGACAAGGTGCCGCTGCAGTCCACCATCTTCCCGGACCGCAGCGGCAGCAAGAACTGGCAGTTCGAGATCGTCGGCCTGATCCATGCGAAGGACAAGAAGTCCGGCGGCTTCTACGACCAGATGTTCCTGCTGAACTGGAAGTACTTCGACGACACCACGCCCTACAACCAAGGCCAGGTCGGCTGGTACGTGACCCGCGTCACCGACGCCAACCAGGCGGACCGCGTGGCCAAGGCGATCGATGCGCTGTCGGGCAACTCCGACCATGAGACCCGCACCCAGACCGAGCAGGCGGCGATGGCCTCCTGGATGAAGCAGGTGGCGGACATCGGCCTGATCGTCGGCTCCATCATGGGCGCGGTGTTCTTCACCCTGCTGCTGCTGACCGGCAACACGATGATGCAGGCGGTGCGCGAGCGCACCGGCGAGATCGCGGTGCTGAAGACCATCGGCTTCTCCGGCCGCAGCGTGCTGGCGATGGTGCTGGCCGAATCGGTGCTGCTCTTGGTGCTGGGCGGCGTGATCGGCCTGGGCCTGGCCAGCGTGATCGGGCCGGCCGTCGGTGCCGGCAGCGGTGGGGCGCTGAACCTGCCCGCCGCGGGCCTGGCCAGCTGGGCCAGCGGCCTGGGGCTGATGCTGCTGTTCGGCCTGATCGTCGGCGCGCTGCCGGCGCTGAACGCGATGCGGCTCAACATCACCGATGCCTTGGCCGGGAGGGCCTGA